The Marinobacter bohaiensis genome segment GGAGACGGCAATGGCCAGGGACGTGGAACAGGGCTGGAAAGCGGCATCGTTGAACAAGGCGTACCGGCAGGGCTATCTGTCGGCGGTGATGGGGCTGCCCCGCGAGCGATGCCCCTACCGGGGCCAGGTGGCCGTCGCGGCCTGGGAGTCCGGTTGGGAGGACGGCGTCGCCGGTCTGGAGGCTGGTGCATCAGCCATCGCCGGCGATCAGGGTGCCTGACTAGCGTTGAACGACGAACGACGTGAACAGCACGTCCTTGATGGTGGCGCCGGTCTGCTCGTCTTCCAGCACCTGGTTGAACGTGTCCAGGGCCTGTTGCCGCAGGGCTTCCTGTCCCTGAGTGGAGGACAACGCCTCACGGTCCTCCCTGGCCAGCAGCATCACCATCTCATGGCGCAGGCGGGGTTCGTGAGCGGTAACTGCCGTCTCCGCCGTGGAATCCACCCGTAGCGTCACCTCCGCTTTTACATAGCTCAGGCGTCCCGTCGACTGGCCGATGTTGGTGATGAACGGCGGGTCCATTTCGACGTAGACGGACGGCGTTGCGGCTTCCGCCTGCTCTTCGCTGTTTTCGTCCGGTGTGTCTTCTTCGGCGTGGAGGGGGAGGCTGTTCGCCAGGCAGAACAGGGCCAGTCCGCCTGCCATAAACAGGCCACGTAATGTCATGGGCTTGCAGTTCTCCTTGATATGCTGTTTGATCGCGTCAGGCCATCGTATCCTGTGGATAACGCCGCCTTTTTCCAACGTGCGTCCAGAATAGCAGGCTGAATCCGCTCAGCCCAGTCGCACTCCGTTCCACGCTGAACTACAGAGGATGTCATGCCCGGCCGACGTCTGGTTTTCCTGTTGATTTTTCTGGTGTGCGCGGCCCTTCTGGGGACCGCGTTCTACATGGAATACGTCATGTACCTCGAGCCCTGTCCGCTGTGCTGGCTGCAGCGTATGGCGCTGATGGCGGTCGGCGCGCTGTCGCTGTTGGCGGCCCTGCACAACCCGGCCGGTTGGGGCGGCCGCATCTACGGCGGCCTGTTGGCCCTGTTTGCCGGCGCCGGCGGTGCCCTGGCGGCGCGCCAGCTGTGGCTGCAAAGTCTGCCGGCCGATCAGGTGCCGGCGTGTGGCCCGTCGGTGGATTACCTGCTGGATATCATGCCTCTGGCCGAAGTGCTCAGCATTGCGCTGCAGGGAACCGGCGACTGTGCCGAGGTGGTCTGGCGCTTCCTGGGGCTCAGCATCCCGGGCTGGACCGCGGTCTTTTTCACCCTGTTGTTTGTTATCGGTGTGGCCATCCTGCTGGGAGCGTTCCGGTCGTCCCGCCGGGGATAGGACGCCGCCCGCGACAGTCGTGATGAAACGCTTGCCCGGGTCGGTGAGCTTGGGGTAACGTCCTTACGATAATCAGAAGAAAGTCCGGAGCAGGGGGAGTTCATGCTGGATAATGTGGAGAGTGCCAAAGAGCGATGGGGTGGCGTCAGCGAGCTGATCGACCGCTGGCTGCGTGAGCGCCAGCAGTTGATCGTCCAGTACTGCGATGTGAGCGGTACCACGGATTTCAGCGACGTGGAAAAGACACGCGCCCAGTTCGTTCGCCTCTGCGAAATCCTGGTGGATTACGTTTCGGCCGGACACTTCGAGGTCTATGAGCAGTTGATTCGCGAGGCCAAGGAGTTCGACGATGGCGGCATGGAACTGGTCGCCAAGGTCTATCCCAAGCTGGAGGAGAACACGGAGATCGCCCTGTCGTTCAATGATCGTCTGGACGGCGAGTCGCTGTCGGCGGAACAGCTGGAAGACCTGATGGAGCCCCTGTCCAGTCTGGGGGAGCAGCTTGAGACGCGGTTCGAGCTGGAGGATTTCCTGATTGAGCACCTGCACAACGTGCACGCGGACAAGGTGATGTCCTCGTCGTCTGCCTGACCGGTTTGTACTTCCGGTCAATCACCGATTTCGAAACAAAAAGAGCCGGCATCAAGCCGGCTCTTTTTTGGCGCTGTAGCGGTTTACTCGGAGTCTTCTTCCGGGTTCACCTTCAGCAGCTCCACGTCGAAGACCAGGGTCTCATTGGGGCCGATGGCGCGATTGCCACCCGGGCCGTAGGCCAGGTCGGACGGGATGTAGAGCTTGTAGCGGCTGCCTTCGTTCATCAGCTGCAGGCCTTCGGTCCAGCCCGGGATAACCTGGGACAGCTGGAAGGTAACCGGCTCACCGCGTTCGCGTGAGCTGTCGAATACCTCGCCGTTGATCAACTCACCGGTGTAGTGAACCTTGACCGTGTCGGAGGCTTTCGGCGTGGGACCGTCACCTTCTTCGACGACTTCGTACTGCAGGCCGGAGTCGGTGGTCTGAACGCCATCACGCTCTGCGTTCTCGGCGAGGAAGGATTCCCCCTTCTCCTTGTTTTTCTTGGCCTGCTCCTGCACCTTGGCCATTTGCTCCTGCTGCATCTGCTGCTGGTAAGCCTGCAGTGCCGCCTGGATTTCCTCGCGGCTCATACGGGGCGCGTCGCCGCCGGCCTGGCCGTCGCGGATGCCCTGTACGAACTGGTCCAGTTGCAGGTTGGGCAGGTCGTTCTTCATCCGCTCGCCCAGCACGACACCCATGCCGTAGCTGACCTTCTGGTCCTGGTTGTCCAGCGCCGGTTCCGCGGATGCGTTCATCACGCCGAAGGCCGTGGCGGCTACCGTGCCTGCCAGTGCGATCGAAATCAGGGATTTTTTCATTGAGAATCCTTTGCTATTGCGAAGTCCCGGTCCGGTTCTGAGCGCTTTGGCGGGCGCGTTGAAACCATGCAAACGGTTGACTCCAGATGCATTTAAATCATGGAAGGGCAAAGGTAACGCTTTTGACGACAGTGTGCCAATGACTGATGGTTAAGGAAGTTAACCCGTGCGCTGAATGCGTGGGGCGAAGCCCCTACGGGGTGGCCGCATTCTGTCGCTGGCGGATATTGTCGGCGCTGAGGGAGAAGGGGGCCGCGTAGGGCGATTGCCAGTCCGGCTCGGTCATGACCTCCGGTTCGCCGTTGACGCCGGTGCTGGCGGGATCCACCGCCAGGGCATTCCAGTTGCGGTCCGTGGGCGGTTTGTCGGCGTAATGCCAGCTTCCGTCCGTGTCCTGCCACTTGAATACGATGTCGGGGCCGTCGTCGGGCACCGGGTTGGGCACCACGCCTTCGAAGGAGGGCGCGGTTTCCGGTTCCTCGGTGGTCGAGGCGGTTTGCGGGGCCGGTTCCTTGATGCCGAAGAACATCAGGACGATAAGCAGACCCAGAGCCGGGAAGGCCAGCCTGAAAGCCCAGCGACGCATCATCATTGGGATGTCCCCTGGTTTGGAGTGGCGCGGGTGGCGTGGATCGTGATCGCCAGAGCCTGTGTCAGTCGGTTCATACCGGTTTCCAGTGCTTGAGAATCATCCCCGGTTGGGGCTGCCGCGCGCAGGTTACGGATTAACAGCGCTTCATTATAGACCGAATTTGCGGACATATCGGGACGAGCTGTATCCGAATCATTACGGATGGCCTCAAGGTCATGGTGGATCCAGGCCAGTTCAATCCGTTCCGCCGCCAACTCGGCGCGCTTGATCTGCTCGCGCAGGACATCCGTTGGAAAGGCCTTGGCCAGCGCCTGCCGTTGTTGCCGGAGGGGCGTCGTATGCTGTGAGCGCCAGCGTTGTACGCCCTCGCTTTCCCAGCCGTCCCAGTCGCGACCTTCAATGGCCAGCCAGGCGGCGGTCAGCAAACGGGACACCGAACAACCGCAGGCCTGAAGCATCAGGCTGGCCTCGGCGACGTCCGGATCGGACCAGAGCGACAAGGCGGTCTGCCACAACGGGTTCTCCAGTGACAGGTCGGCGGGTGGCTGCATAGACATCGGGGGACCGTTTCGGTCGCTGGCGCCGGTTCTGCATTCCGGCCGTGAATCCTGACAAGCTGCGACGGTATCCAGAGGTTATCCCCGGGAATGTGTCATCCCTGATAGAATGCGCGCATGCTGACATTAACAGAGCTTAGTCTACAACGGGGCGGGCAGTGGTTGCTAGAGCGTGTATCGGCGACGATTCAGCCCGGCCAGAGGGTGGCCATCGTCGGTGCCAACGGCGCCGGCAAGTCCAGTCTGTTCAAACTCATTCTCGGGCAGTTGCAGCCGGAAGCGGGAGAGGTGTCGCTGCCCGGCGGCTGCCGGCTGGCGCATATGGCCCAGGAAGTGGAAGCGACCGATCGCAGTGCCCGGGATTTTGTGCTGGACGGCGACGTGGAACTGCGCCGGCTGGAGGAGGCCCTGGCGGACGCCGAGAGCCGGGGGGACGACCATGCCCAGGCCCGCATCCACGGCGAGCTGGACCTGCACGAGGCCTGGTCGGCACCACGCCGGGTGGAGACCCTGTTGCGCGGCCTGGGCTTCGTCGACGCCGATGTCGAGCGGCCGGTGGCGTCTTTCTCCGGCGGCTGGCGTATCCGGCTGAACCTGGCCCAGGCACTGATGCGCCCGTCCGACCTGCTGCTGCTCGACGAGCCCACCAACCACCTGGACCTGGACGCCTGCCTGTGGCTTGAGAACTGGCTCAGCCGCTACCCGGGCACCCTGCTATTCATCTCCCACGACCGCGATTTCATGGACCGTGTGGCCACCCACATCCTGCACTTCGACAATCGCGCGCTGGTCACTTACACAGGCAACTACTCGGCCTTCGAGACCCAGCGCAGCGAACGGCTGGCCCAGCAGCAGGCCGGCTACGAACGCCAGCAGGCGCGGATCGCAGAGATTGAGGATTTCATCCGCCGCTTCAAGGCCAAGGCCACCAAGGCCCGTCAGGCCCAGAGCCGGATCAAGTCGCTGGAGCGGATGGAGCGCATCGCCCCGGCCCATGTGGATTCGCCGTTCCAGTTCAGTTTTCCGGAAGCGGACAAGATCAGCAATCCGCTGCTGTCGATCCGCCAGGGCGAGGCCGGCCATGATGGCCGTACCATCTTGCGCGGCATTAATGTGAGCCTGTTGCCGGGCTCCCGGATCGGGCTGCTTGGCCCCAATGGCGCGGGCAAGTCCACGCTCATCAGCGCCCTGTACGACAGCGGCACGTTGACGGCCGGGGAGCGCACCTCCGGTGAGCACCTGGCCATCGGCTACTTCGCGCAGCACCAGCTGGAGTCCCTGGATCTGGACGCCAGCCCCTTCCTGCACCTGCAGCGGGAGGCACCGAAAGCGTCGGAGCAGTCGATCCGCAATTTCCTGGGCGGTTTCGGCTTTCACGGCGACGATGCGCTGGAGCGGATCCGCACCTTTTCCGGTGGCGAGAAAGCCCGGGTGGCCCTGGCGCTGATCGCCTGGGCCAAGCCCAACCTGCTGCTGCTCGACGAGCCCACCAACCACCTGGACCTGGAGATGCGCCAGGCCCTGACCGAGGCGCTGCAGCGTTTCGAAGGGGCCGTGGTGGTGGTGTCCCACGACCGTCACCTGCTGCGCAACACCGTGGACGATTTCCTGATGGTCAACGACGGCGCCGTGACGTCGTACGACGGGGATCTGGAGGATTACGAGCGCTGGCTCGCCGAGCGCCGGACTGAAGACGTGCGGACCCCTTCACCGGGGGCGGACGACCGTGCCGCCAAATCCCCCGAAGTGGGAGAGAGCGCCGATGATCGCAAGGCCCGCAAGCGCGCCGAGGCGGCCCTGCGCCAGAAAATGAGCCCCTATCGCAAGCGCCAGGAAACTCTGGAAAAGAGGATGGGCGACGTGCAGATCCGCCTCAATGAGCTGGAAGAGACCCTGGCGGACGCGGGCCTTTACGAGCCTGAGCGCAAGAACGACCTGAAAGCGGCGCTGGGCGCCCAGTCCGAGGCCCGGGCCGAGCTGGAAACGGTTGAAATGGAGTGGCTTGAGGTGTCGGAGACCCTGGAGGAAATGGCCGGCGAGCAGTCCTGAAGCCCGCCGGCCCGCCTCAGGGCATGATGGTCAGCTTGATGTTCTGGCGCGCCAGGAATTCCTGCTCGTTTTCCAGATCGGCGCGGGTCAGCGGGCGTTCCTCCAGCCAGTTGTCGGCGAAGCCGACCGCCAGGCTGTCCGCGCCGTTGGCCTCCACTTTGAATCCCGCCGGCTGATCCATGTTGCGGGGGTGCTGGATCAGCACCGCCAGTCTCAGCAACACGCAGAGGTATTGCAGGCGTGGGATATCGTCCTCGTCGGCGTCCTCGAATACGGCGTTGGAGAACTTGCGCCGATGGCCGCGCACCAGCGTGGCCAGATTGCGCTGGGCCTGCTGGGTGAACCCGGACAGGTCCGAGTAGCGCAGCAGATAGGCGCCGTGCTTGTGGTACTGGCTGTGGGAAATGGCCAGGCCGATCTCGTGCAGGCGGCAGCCCCAGCGCAGCAGCTCCTCGTCGTACTCTGTGTTGATGCCCCAGGCTTCGGCCACCTGACGAAACGCCGCGATGGCGGTGGTTTCGACCGCGGCCGCGTGGGCCGAGTCGATGTCATAGCGGCCCTGCAGCGCCTGGATGGAGCGCTCGCGCACGTCTTCGTGCTGGATGCGGCCGACGATGTCGTACAGCAGCCCTTCACGCAGCGCGCCGTCGGAATAGGTCAGGCTTTCGATCTCCAGTGACTCGAACGCGGCCAGCAGGATCGCCAGCCCCGCCGGAAAGATGCTCTGGCGGTCACTGCGCACGCCCAGTTCGCCCAGGCGCTCGACGTTGCCCATGTCCACCAGCCGCTGACGCAGTTCACGCAGGGCTTCCAGGGTGATGGTGCCGTTGGTCAGCTTGAGGTTGCTCAGGACCGACGCGATCGCCTTGATCGAACCGGACGAACCGACGGTGCTCTGCCAGCCGAGATCGCGGAAGCGATGGCGGATGTTGAGCAGTTCCTGGGCGGCGTGGGTCAGGGCCTTGTCCATCTGCTTGCGCTGGATCTTGCCGTCCGGGAAGTAGCGGTTGCGGAACGAGACGCAGCCCATGTGCAGGCTTTCCAGGGCCTGGGGCTCGAAGCGTTCGCCGATAATGAACTCGGTGCTGCCGCCGCCGATGTCGATCACCAGGCGTCGGCCGGTGTCGTCGGACAGGCTGTGGGACACGCCCAGGTAGATCAGGCGGGCTTCCTCGCGACCGGCGATGATCTCCACCGGAAAGCCGAGCACTTCCTCGGCCCGCTCCATGAATTCAGGTGCGTTGCGGGCGACGCGCAGGGCGTTGGTGCCGACGATCTGCACCATCGATGGCGGCATGCCCTGCAGGCGCTGGGCGAAACGGCGCAGACAGTCGAGGGCGCGTTCCTGGGCGGCTTCGGTCAGGCGGTTGCTGGCGTCGAGACCGGCACCGAGTTGGACTTTTTCCCCCATCTTCTCGAGGGTGCGAATCTCGCCGTGGATCAGGCGGGCAATCACCATATGGAAACTGTTGGAGCCCATATCGATGGCAGCCAGCAGGTCCCGGTCGGTGGCGCTGTTGGGGGCCGTCACGTGTCTTGAAATCCTCTTGCCGGGCTTGGCCTCTGAATCATGTCTATTGGCAAATCCGCGCCTGGAACTCGGTGCGGCCCGGCGCGGTCGTGCTGAACCGGCGTGCCTTGATTCCGGCGTGCCGGGTGAGCCAGAATCGCCAATAGACTTAACCAGAGGTTCCTTTTATTGTGTGGGCTCCTCATGGTGAACCGACACTGCGGGTAACTATAAGCCATACCCCGCCAACCTGTCAGTAGCGTGCGCTACCCCCGGTTGTTCATGCTCATGGTCCGTATCCGGCGTGGGACTTTCCTCGCGGACGGGCTTTCGCGTAAAGTGGATCGGTAGATTCGAAGTGGCCGGTCGGCGGACGGGCCGTAAACGTCTAGGCGCAGTGATCCGGCAATGGGCGCTGCCAAAAGCAGGAAACAGTAATGAGCGGAAATATCGTAAACGTAACCGACGCCTCCTTCGAAGAGGATGTGCTGAAGGCCGATACCCCGGTCCTGGTGGATTACTGGGCGGAATGGTGTGGCCCGTGCAAGATGATTGCGCCGGTTCTGGAGGAGATTGCCGAGGAGTACGACGGCAAGCTGAAGATCTGCAAACTCAACATCGACGAGAACGAGCAGACTCCGCCGAAGTTCAATATCCGCGGCATTCCGACCCTGATGCTGTTCAAGAACGGCAACGTGGACGCCACCAAGGTGGGCGCACTGTCCAAGTCCCAGCTGGCGGCGTTCCTCGACAGCAACCTGTAATCGGGTCGCGGTCGGGCCATGTGTCGCCACGCCCTCAGCGGCGTTGATGCGATGCGGGGCTCCGCAGTGAAGAAACCATCTTCCGGTCGTGCGGAAGGTGGTTTTTTTATGTCTCGGTATCCGCGAACAGGGAGTAAGTCATGACGGGTTCAGACCCATCGGGCGGATGCGCCGGCCTGATCCTGGCGGGTGGTCGCGCCCGCCGCATGGGCGGGCTGGAGAAGGGGCTCGCTCTCTGGCGCGGCCGGCCGCTGGTGGCTACCGCCTGCGAGGCATTGCGTCCGCATTGCCGGACCTTGCTGATCAGCGCCAATCGACAACTCGATGCCCATCGATCCTGGGCCGATGCGGTCGTGGCTGACGACCCGGCATTCGAAGACGCCGGGCCGCTGGCGGGGCTGCTGGCCGGGCTGGAGCGGGCGCGGGCGCAGGGCGCTGACGGCGTTCTGGTGATGCCGTGCGATACGCCGGCGGTGACAGCCGCCGTCATGGGGGTGTTGGCGGCGGACGCGCAGGCCAATCCGCAGCGCGTCGTTCTGGCGAAAGTGAGTGACCGCCTGCATCCGTTGCACGGCTATTATCCCGTGCCCCTGGCGGAAGCGCTGCGGGATTACCTGGCCCAGGGCGGGCGCAAGGTGATGGGCTTTGCGGCGTCTTACGAGCCGCTGTTTCCGGCGCTTCCGGCGGACGAAGACAGCTTTCGCAACCTCAACGCGCCGGAGGACTGGGCGGGCTGAGCCGCCGGATCAGCCCGCCTGCCAGTCGTCCGCTTTCCGGCGGTCGCTGTCTTTCTGCTCCACCCAGTGCGACGTGCCATCCGCGGTGATTTCCTTCTTCCAGAACGGGGCTGAGGTCTTGAGGGCGTCCATCAGGAACTCGCATGCTGCGAAGGCATCGCCGCGGTGGGCACTGGTCACGCCGACAAACACAATGCGCTCGCCCAGCGCCAGCTCCCCGACCCGGTGAATCACGCGGACGGCGTTGATGGACCAGCGTTCGGAGGCCTGGGCAATGAGATCCTCAATCACCGATTCGGTCATGCCGGGATAGTGTTCCAGGAACAGGGCGCGCACGTCCTGGCGATCGCCGCTGGCGCGCACCAGGCCTGTGAACGTGGCGATGGCGCCGGATTGACCGTCGTCGGCGAGCGCGTCGGTTTCCCGGCCGATCTCGAAGTCCTCGGTCTGGATGCGAATCATGGCTAGCCCCCGGTCACCGGCGGAAACAGGGCCACTTCGTCGCCGGCGCTGACCGGCTGCGACGGGCGGGCCATGGTCTGGTTGACGGCGATCATCACGCTGCGGTCGCCGTCCAGGGTATCCCAGGGCGATCCGCGGCTGGCCAGGGTGCGGATCAGATCGGCCACCGTGGTTCCGCTCTCTACCGGCAGGTCCAGGCTGTCGGTATCCAGGGTTTCGCGCAACCGCGCGAAGAACTTGATGGTGACGGTGTTGCTCATAGTCAGCCCAGCAGGTCGTTGAACGGGTAAAAGGCAAGGGTGTCGCCGGGCGCCACGCGAGTGTTCTCGGGAACCACGGCGAGACCGTCGGCCCAACAGGCTGAGCTTAGCATGCCCGAACTCTGGTTGGGGTAGGCTTCGATCCGGGTTTGGCCGTCCCGCTCCACGCGCCGGGCCCGCACGAACTCGCGCCGGGGCGATGCCCTGTCGACGCTGAAGCCGGCAGGCAGCG includes the following:
- a CDS encoding ATP-binding cassette domain-containing protein; translation: MLTLTELSLQRGGQWLLERVSATIQPGQRVAIVGANGAGKSSLFKLILGQLQPEAGEVSLPGGCRLAHMAQEVEATDRSARDFVLDGDVELRRLEEALADAESRGDDHAQARIHGELDLHEAWSAPRRVETLLRGLGFVDADVERPVASFSGGWRIRLNLAQALMRPSDLLLLDEPTNHLDLDACLWLENWLSRYPGTLLFISHDRDFMDRVATHILHFDNRALVTYTGNYSAFETQRSERLAQQQAGYERQQARIAEIEDFIRRFKAKATKARQAQSRIKSLERMERIAPAHVDSPFQFSFPEADKISNPLLSIRQGEAGHDGRTILRGINVSLLPGSRIGLLGPNGAGKSTLISALYDSGTLTAGERTSGEHLAIGYFAQHQLESLDLDASPFLHLQREAPKASEQSIRNFLGGFGFHGDDALERIRTFSGGEKARVALALIAWAKPNLLLLDEPTNHLDLEMRQALTEALQRFEGAVVVVSHDRHLLRNTVDDFLMVNDGAVTSYDGDLEDYERWLAERRTEDVRTPSPGADDRAAKSPEVGESADDRKARKRAEAALRQKMSPYRKRQETLEKRMGDVQIRLNELEETLADAGLYEPERKNDLKAALGAQSEARAELETVEMEWLEVSETLEEMAGEQS
- the rsd gene encoding sigma D regulator; translation: MLDNVESAKERWGGVSELIDRWLRERQQLIVQYCDVSGTTDFSDVEKTRAQFVRLCEILVDYVSAGHFEVYEQLIREAKEFDDGGMELVAKVYPKLEENTEIALSFNDRLDGESLSAEQLEDLMEPLSSLGEQLETRFELEDFLIEHLHNVHADKVMSSSSA
- the trxA gene encoding thioredoxin TrxA — its product is MSGNIVNVTDASFEEDVLKADTPVLVDYWAEWCGPCKMIAPVLEEIAEEYDGKLKICKLNIDENEQTPPKFNIRGIPTLMLFKNGNVDATKVGALSKSQLAAFLDSNL
- the mobA gene encoding molybdenum cofactor guanylyltransferase MobA, which codes for MTGSDPSGGCAGLILAGGRARRMGGLEKGLALWRGRPLVATACEALRPHCRTLLISANRQLDAHRSWADAVVADDPAFEDAGPLAGLLAGLERARAQGADGVLVMPCDTPAVTAAVMGVLAADAQANPQRVVLAKVSDRLHPLHGYYPVPLAEALRDYLAQGGRKVMGFAASYEPLFPALPADEDSFRNLNAPEDWAG
- a CDS encoding flagellar basal body-associated FliL family protein, whose translation is MTLRGLFMAGGLALFCLANSLPLHAEEDTPDENSEEQAEAATPSVYVEMDPPFITNIGQSTGRLSYVKAEVTLRVDSTAETAVTAHEPRLRHEMVMLLAREDREALSSTQGQEALRQQALDTFNQVLEDEQTGATIKDVLFTSFVVQR
- a CDS encoding DUF2390 domain-containing protein, which gives rise to MQPPADLSLENPLWQTALSLWSDPDVAEASLMLQACGCSVSRLLTAAWLAIEGRDWDGWESEGVQRWRSQHTTPLRQQRQALAKAFPTDVLREQIKRAELAAERIELAWIHHDLEAIRNDSDTARPDMSANSVYNEALLIRNLRAAAPTGDDSQALETGMNRLTQALAITIHATRATPNQGTSQ
- a CDS encoding DUF4124 domain-containing protein — protein: MMMRRWAFRLAFPALGLLIVLMFFGIKEPAPQTASTTEEPETAPSFEGVVPNPVPDDGPDIVFKWQDTDGSWHYADKPPTDRNWNALAVDPASTGVNGEPEVMTEPDWQSPYAAPFSLSADNIRQRQNAATP
- a CDS encoding disulfide bond formation protein B; this translates as MPGRRLVFLLIFLVCAALLGTAFYMEYVMYLEPCPLCWLQRMALMAVGALSLLAALHNPAGWGGRIYGGLLALFAGAGGALAARQLWLQSLPADQVPACGPSVDYLLDIMPLAEVLSIALQGTGDCAEVVWRFLGLSIPGWTAVFFTLLFVIGVAILLGAFRSSRRG
- the moaE gene encoding molybdopterin synthase catalytic subunit MoaE: MIRIQTEDFEIGRETDALADDGQSGAIATFTGLVRASGDRQDVRALFLEHYPGMTESVIEDLIAQASERWSINAVRVIHRVGELALGERIVFVGVTSAHRGDAFAACEFLMDALKTSAPFWKKEITADGTSHWVEQKDSDRRKADDWQAG
- a CDS encoding FKBP-type peptidyl-prolyl cis-trans isomerase; its protein translation is MKKSLISIALAGTVAATAFGVMNASAEPALDNQDQKVSYGMGVVLGERMKNDLPNLQLDQFVQGIRDGQAGGDAPRMSREEIQAALQAYQQQMQQEQMAKVQEQAKKNKEKGESFLAENAERDGVQTTDSGLQYEVVEEGDGPTPKASDTVKVHYTGELINGEVFDSSRERGEPVTFQLSQVIPGWTEGLQLMNEGSRYKLYIPSDLAYGPGGNRAIGPNETLVFDVELLKVNPEEDSE
- the rmf gene encoding ribosome modulation factor encodes the protein MARDVEQGWKAASLNKAYRQGYLSAVMGLPRERCPYRGQVAVAAWESGWEDGVAGLEAGASAIAGDQGA
- the ppx gene encoding exopolyphosphatase, producing the protein MSRHVTAPNSATDRDLLAAIDMGSNSFHMVIARLIHGEIRTLEKMGEKVQLGAGLDASNRLTEAAQERALDCLRRFAQRLQGMPPSMVQIVGTNALRVARNAPEFMERAEEVLGFPVEIIAGREEARLIYLGVSHSLSDDTGRRLVIDIGGGSTEFIIGERFEPQALESLHMGCVSFRNRYFPDGKIQRKQMDKALTHAAQELLNIRHRFRDLGWQSTVGSSGSIKAIASVLSNLKLTNGTITLEALRELRQRLVDMGNVERLGELGVRSDRQSIFPAGLAILLAAFESLEIESLTYSDGALREGLLYDIVGRIQHEDVRERSIQALQGRYDIDSAHAAAVETTAIAAFRQVAEAWGINTEYDEELLRWGCRLHEIGLAISHSQYHKHGAYLLRYSDLSGFTQQAQRNLATLVRGHRRKFSNAVFEDADEDDIPRLQYLCVLLRLAVLIQHPRNMDQPAGFKVEANGADSLAVGFADNWLEERPLTRADLENEQEFLARQNIKLTIMP
- the moaD gene encoding molybdopterin converting factor subunit 1; the protein is MSNTVTIKFFARLRETLDTDSLDLPVESGTTVADLIRTLASRGSPWDTLDGDRSVMIAVNQTMARPSQPVSAGDEVALFPPVTGG